Part of the Bacillus sp. N1-1 genome, CCCCATCATGACATGCTCATCGGAAAAATCCTCCGGTGTAAAAATATCTTCAGCTGTTTGATCCTCTACTAGAAAGCTCGCACCTTTGATTGTTTTATTCATTGTATTCGACATGCTGATCATTCCTCCATTTTCATTCTTTATAGGATTTCAAACACACCAGCAGCACCCATGCCGCCTCCGATACACATTGTCACAACACCAAACTGCTCACCGCGACGCTTCATCTCATGAATTAAACTAAGGGTTAGTTTCGTTCCTGTGCAACCAAGAGGGTGCCCTAGAGCGATGGCGCCTCCGTTCACATTCACTTTATCTTCATCAAGACCAAGCTTACGAATAACGCGCAGCGACTGAGAAGCAAAAGCCTCGTTCAGTTCAAACAATCCAATATCTGAAAGCTCAAGACCTGCAAGGCGCAGTGCTTTAGGAATGGCTTCAATTGGGCCAACTCCCATGATTTCTGGTGCTACACCTGCCACTGCAAACGATCGGAATTTTGCCATTGGCGCTAATCCTTCGCTCTCCGCTTTTTCACGATCCATGACGAGGACGCTCGCCGCTCCGTCACTTGTTTGTGAAGAGTTCCCTGCTGTAACAGAACCTCTTACATTAAAGACCGGTCGCAATTTTCCTAGAACGTCTAGAGATGTATCCGCACGTACTCCTTCATCCTGAGAAAAAAGAAATTTCTTTTCTTGTAGCTTGTTTTTCTCATCAATCCACTTTTTCGTCACTTCAACCGGGACAATTTCATCCTGGAATTTACCGTCTTTGATTGCTTGAGCAGCACGCTGATGACTTCTTAGTGCAAAAGCATCCTGATCTTCTCGGCTAATTTCAAAGCGACGAGCCACTTCTTCAGCAGTGTGACCCATTCCCATAATGTATTCCGGCTTTTCTTCTACAAGTGCCGGGTTAGGCTTGATGACGTGTCCTCCCATTGGTACAAGACTCATAGACTCTACGCCGCCAGCTAGAATTGCACCTGATTGCCCGAGCATAATTCGCTCAGCTGCATAGGCAATACTTTGCAAGCCAGAAGAGCAATAGCGATTGATCGTAATCGCTGGAACCGTTTCTGAAAGTCCCGCTCTTGCACCGACCATTCTCGCTACGTTTAGCCCCTGTTCCGCTTCAGGTATGGCACATCCAATAATCACGTCATCTATTTCACCATCATAACCGCCTGCTCGCTTAAGCGTTTCCGCAACGGTGATCGCCCCAAGATCATCAGGACGCATACTTGCAAGCGTGCCACGATTAGCTTTTCCTACAGGTGTTCTAGCTCCAGATACAATAACTGCTTCTCTCATCAAACTTCCCTCCTCCATACTAGTTACGCAGCGGCTTTCCTTTTACTAACATGTGCTGCATTCTTGCTTGCGTTTTTGGCTCTCCTAGCAGGCTGAGGAACGCTTCACGCTCAAGATCAAGTAGATACTGTTCATCAACAAGTGTTCCTTCTTTTACTTTTCCGCCTGCAATGACGTGAGCAAGCTTCGTTGCAATCGTCAAATCATGATCGGACAAGTAGCCGCTCCACTTCATCGTTTTTGCTCCCATTAGCATTGCAGCATAACCTGCTTCTCCTGCAACTGGGATCTTTTTAGAGATAGGCGGCTGATAGCCCTGTTCAGCAAGGAATAACACCCTTTCTTTCGCATCATGAAGGACATGATCTGCATTCTCACTGATCCCATCCTGAGGGCGAATAAATCCTCGTTCCATTGCTTCATGTGCCGATGTTGACACCTTCGCCATTGCAATTGTTTCAAACACATTCGCCGCAATATCG contains:
- a CDS encoding acetyl-CoA C-acetyltransferase, encoding MREAVIVSGARTPVGKANRGTLASMRPDDLGAITVAETLKRAGGYDGEIDDVIIGCAIPEAEQGLNVARMVGARAGLSETVPAITINRYCSSGLQSIAYAAERIMLGQSGAILAGGVESMSLVPMGGHVIKPNPALVEEKPEYIMGMGHTAEEVARRFEISREDQDAFALRSHQRAAQAIKDGKFQDEIVPVEVTKKWIDEKNKLQEKKFLFSQDEGVRADTSLDVLGKLRPVFNVRGSVTAGNSSQTSDGAASVLVMDREKAESEGLAPMAKFRSFAVAGVAPEIMGVGPIEAIPKALRLAGLELSDIGLFELNEAFASQSLRVIRKLGLDEDKVNVNGGAIALGHPLGCTGTKLTLSLIHEMKRRGEQFGVVTMCIGGGMGAAGVFEIL